One stretch of Pseudomonas fluorescens Q2-87 DNA includes these proteins:
- a CDS encoding DUF808 domain-containing protein, translated as MAGSSLLVLLDDIAAVLDDVALMTKMAAKKTAGVLGDDLALNAQQVSGVRAERELPVVWAVAKGSFINKLILVPSALAISAFVPWLVTPLLMVGGAYLCFEGFEKLAHKFLHGKAEDQAEHAQLVEAVADPAVDLVAFEKDKIKGAIRTDFILSAEIIAITLGTVAAAPLTQQVIVLSGIAIVMTIGVYGLVAGIVKLDDLGLWLTQKPGQAVKRIGAAILSAAPYMMKSLSVIGTAAMFLVGGGILTHGVPAVHHWIEGVAANAGGAGFIVPMLLNAVAGIVAGGVVLLGVMAVAKLWKAVRA; from the coding sequence ATGGCCGGAAGCAGTTTGCTGGTATTGCTCGATGACATTGCCGCCGTACTCGACGATGTTGCGTTGATGACCAAGATGGCCGCCAAGAAAACCGCCGGCGTGCTCGGCGATGACTTGGCGCTCAATGCCCAGCAAGTCTCTGGCGTGCGTGCCGAGCGGGAACTGCCAGTGGTATGGGCGGTGGCCAAGGGTTCGTTCATCAACAAACTGATCCTGGTGCCGTCGGCGCTGGCGATCAGCGCCTTCGTGCCCTGGCTGGTCACGCCGTTGCTGATGGTGGGTGGCGCGTACCTGTGTTTCGAAGGGTTTGAAAAACTTGCCCACAAATTCCTTCATGGCAAGGCCGAAGACCAGGCCGAGCATGCGCAACTGGTCGAGGCGGTGGCTGATCCGGCGGTCGATCTGGTGGCGTTTGAAAAGGACAAGATCAAGGGCGCGATACGCACTGATTTCATCCTGTCGGCCGAAATCATCGCCATTACCCTCGGCACCGTCGCCGCCGCGCCGCTGACCCAACAGGTGATCGTGCTGTCGGGCATCGCCATTGTCATGACCATCGGTGTCTATGGCCTGGTGGCCGGGATCGTCAAGCTCGATGACCTGGGACTCTGGCTGACCCAGAAGCCAGGGCAGGCAGTCAAACGCATCGGCGCTGCCATCCTGAGTGCTGCGCCCTACATGATGAAAAGCCTGTCGGTGATCGGCACGGCGGCGATGTTCCTCGTCGGCGGCGGTATCCTCACCCACGGCGTGCCGGCGGTGCATCACTGGATTGAAGGCGTGGCGGCCAATGCCGGTGGTGCCGGGTTTATCGTGCCGATGTTGCTTAATGCTGTGGCAGGGATCGTTGCGGGTGGGGTGGTGTTGCTGGGCGTCATGGCCGTGGCCAAGCTTTGGAAAGCGGTACGAGCCTGA
- a CDS encoding HAD-IIB family hydrolase has protein sequence MYSLIATDLDGTLLLPGDTLGTYTRTVMHHLHDAGLHLVLATGRQQADVETLLHKNSPPLHLITSNGARISSACSGLTLCKALPDDVVQGLIEEARHSPDLIINLYGPSGWLISREHDVGDFNRNPHFQPAVIRPDMWPTQNVEKVFFFQNEKNHHALLTLQKRLERRFANRISTVFSFTWCLEVMASDVCKGHALKQLAAFLDVPIGACIAFGDGMNDIGMLSIAGKAVVMGTAHQEVTQALPDAQIIGACSDEAVARYLSAHVLAPIHLVTQS, from the coding sequence ATGTATTCATTAATTGCTACGGACCTGGACGGAACCTTGCTATTGCCCGGCGATACGCTGGGAACGTACACCCGGACGGTGATGCACCACCTTCACGACGCCGGCCTGCATCTGGTGTTGGCAACGGGTCGGCAACAGGCCGATGTCGAGACACTGCTTCACAAAAACTCGCCTCCCTTGCATCTGATCACGTCCAACGGTGCCAGGATCAGCAGCGCGTGTAGTGGGCTGACACTTTGCAAAGCGCTGCCTGACGACGTCGTTCAAGGGCTGATTGAAGAAGCCCGTCACAGCCCTGACCTGATCATCAACCTGTACGGTCCTAGCGGCTGGTTAATCAGCCGTGAGCATGATGTCGGCGACTTTAACCGCAACCCGCATTTTCAACCGGCAGTGATCCGACCCGACATGTGGCCCACGCAAAACGTCGAAAAGGTGTTTTTCTTTCAGAACGAAAAAAATCACCATGCTTTACTGACTTTGCAGAAGCGACTGGAGCGGCGATTCGCAAATCGCATCAGCACGGTCTTCTCGTTTACGTGGTGCCTGGAAGTCATGGCCAGCGACGTTTGCAAGGGCCATGCCCTGAAACAGCTGGCTGCGTTTCTTGATGTCCCCATTGGCGCGTGCATCGCCTTTGGTGACGGCATGAACGACATTGGCATGCTCTCAATTGCAGGCAAGGCGGTCGTCATGGGAACAGCTCATCAAGAAGTGACCCAGGCGCTGCCCGATGCGCAGATCATTGGCGCCTGCAGTGACGAAGCCGTGGCCCGATACCTTTCGGCGCATGTACTGGCGCCGATTCACTTGGTAACGCAATCCTGA
- a CDS encoding formyltransferase family protein, with the protein MPRNVVICGKGELAIFACNYFDASPDHIISYVVADPFEPVSSELTLIQYCRNKGIPLIESGKIEDLPGYKEGLFSCDLCLVIFHKRILPRTYIDCCKRIVNLHLSYLPQYRGVRPVNWALKNGERQHGVTLHEINEGIDDGPILNQVSFCIYPEFEEVIDTYNRAICYARQLLIDTLPLLDTITPFEQRHEEKSIYFEKDNARLEERMTFTREQSLKMLGRH; encoded by the coding sequence ATGCCTAGGAATGTGGTGATCTGCGGTAAAGGTGAGCTGGCGATTTTTGCCTGTAACTACTTCGACGCCTCACCCGACCACATCATCTCTTATGTGGTTGCGGATCCGTTCGAGCCAGTGAGCAGCGAACTCACTTTGATCCAGTACTGCCGGAACAAGGGCATTCCCCTCATTGAAAGCGGCAAGATAGAAGACCTGCCTGGCTACAAGGAAGGCCTTTTTTCATGCGACCTGTGCTTGGTGATTTTTCACAAACGAATACTGCCTCGGACTTACATTGACTGCTGCAAGCGCATCGTCAACCTGCATCTGTCGTACCTGCCACAGTACCGTGGGGTACGTCCCGTCAACTGGGCGCTGAAGAATGGCGAGCGCCAACATGGGGTAACCCTCCATGAAATCAATGAAGGCATCGACGACGGCCCGATTCTCAATCAGGTGTCGTTCTGTATTTACCCTGAGTTCGAAGAAGTTATCGATACCTACAATCGGGCGATTTGCTACGCGCGCCAGTTGTTGATCGACACGCTGCCGCTGCTCGATACGATTACCCCGTTCGAGCAACGTCACGAAGAGAAAAGCATCTACTTCGAGAAGGATAACGCCCGGCTGGAGGAGCGGATGACGTTCACCCGTGAGCAGTCGCTGAAGATGCTTGGCCGACATTGA
- a CDS encoding aminotransferase class I/II-fold pyridoxal phosphate-dependent enzyme — MNTGTAIILCAGRGSRLANRTRHMPKPLVKTNDIAFIDNALSNLQLHGITRVVVVVGYQAEIITEHLKSLETLLDIEYVHNPDWETTNNIYSLYLARQHIGHDTLIVEGDIFFSEACLEKLLRTSSDLVALVSPLGKNMEGTYANLHEGQLKSFGSTKDGNHQVREEQYKTVNLYRIGSPRFASHVRAQLEAQVAEGNLNAYYEDVFKQACKTGTWDFEAAVVPSTEWYEVDNYYDLTVCNYISSRDRLAFLQSRHGGYWRYPVLDFALIYNFHFPPQQMKDRIKENFDDILLNYPGGRKLIEASLSEFIGVPARQLCVSNGAAEIIKLLPAVYPGKVLVTVPSFNEYSNVFGEERTISYHTYADQGFKLALDAVLQTAKKERPSVVVIESPNNPTGRLTPAAALSELAGQLAELEIALIVDESFLDFSPSAANTLLSSLDKHANLAVIRSMSKTFGIGGIRIGYLASANHGLLAQINSLLPIWNLNGFAEEMLLHLPQYKQEYLDSCQQVIRDTQALRQALDGIEGITAFATDSNFVYCQTEQVPAQTLCRLLLEHDLYVKDCSGKRNTDSDHYLRISCRTRQENDQLVSALKSIMQTLTTPSSTHMKKELSHA, encoded by the coding sequence ATGAACACTGGAACAGCCATTATTCTATGCGCCGGACGTGGCAGCCGCCTGGCCAATCGCACCCGTCACATGCCCAAACCGTTGGTCAAAACCAACGACATTGCGTTTATAGATAACGCGTTGAGCAATCTTCAGCTGCATGGCATCACGCGGGTCGTGGTGGTAGTGGGTTATCAGGCCGAGATCATTACCGAGCATCTGAAGAGCCTGGAAACCCTACTGGATATCGAGTACGTGCATAACCCGGACTGGGAGACGACCAACAACATTTATTCGTTGTACCTGGCTCGCCAACACATCGGTCATGACACCCTCATCGTTGAAGGTGACATCTTTTTCTCTGAAGCCTGCCTGGAAAAGCTGCTGCGCACGTCAAGCGACCTGGTTGCACTGGTTTCGCCACTTGGGAAAAACATGGAAGGTACCTACGCGAACCTTCATGAGGGGCAGCTCAAGAGTTTTGGCTCGACCAAGGATGGCAATCATCAGGTGCGGGAGGAACAGTACAAGACCGTTAATCTGTATCGGATAGGTTCTCCGCGGTTCGCCAGCCATGTGCGCGCGCAACTGGAGGCTCAGGTCGCAGAGGGTAACCTGAACGCCTATTACGAAGACGTCTTCAAACAAGCGTGCAAGACCGGAACGTGGGACTTCGAGGCGGCAGTGGTGCCTTCGACCGAGTGGTACGAGGTCGACAATTATTATGACCTGACGGTGTGCAATTACATTTCCAGTCGAGATCGCCTGGCATTTCTCCAGAGCCGCCACGGTGGCTACTGGCGCTATCCCGTCCTTGATTTCGCCTTGATCTATAATTTTCATTTTCCTCCGCAGCAGATGAAAGACCGGATCAAGGAAAATTTCGACGATATCCTCCTTAACTATCCGGGCGGCCGGAAACTTATTGAAGCGTCACTGAGCGAATTCATTGGCGTACCCGCCAGACAGCTTTGCGTATCCAATGGCGCAGCAGAAATCATTAAGTTATTGCCCGCTGTCTATCCAGGCAAAGTGCTGGTCACCGTTCCGTCCTTCAACGAATACTCCAATGTATTCGGTGAGGAGCGCACGATCAGTTATCACACCTACGCAGATCAGGGCTTTAAGCTCGCTCTGGATGCCGTATTGCAGACCGCCAAGAAAGAGCGCCCATCGGTCGTCGTCATCGAATCGCCAAACAATCCTACCGGCCGTCTCACGCCAGCCGCAGCGCTCTCGGAACTGGCCGGCCAACTGGCTGAACTGGAGATCGCGCTGATTGTTGACGAGTCGTTTCTGGACTTTTCACCCAGCGCCGCGAACACCCTGCTGTCATCACTGGACAAGCATGCGAATCTGGCCGTCATACGCAGTATGAGCAAGACATTCGGCATCGGGGGGATCCGTATCGGCTACCTCGCCAGTGCAAACCACGGCTTGCTGGCACAGATCAATTCACTACTGCCCATTTGGAATCTCAATGGCTTTGCCGAGGAAATGTTGCTGCATCTCCCGCAATACAAACAGGAATACCTCGACAGCTGCCAGCAGGTCATCCGTGACACTCAGGCGTTGCGCCAGGCGCTGGACGGAATCGAAGGCATTACAGCCTTTGCGACCGACTCCAACTTTGTGTATTGCCAGACCGAGCAGGTCCCGGCGCAAACCTTGTGTCGCCTTCTGCTTGAGCACGACCTTTATGTCAAGGATTGCTCTGGCAAGCGCAACACCGATTCAGACCACTACCTGAGAATTTCCTGCCGCACCCGCCAGGAGAACGATCAACTGGTAAGCGCCTTGAAATCGATCATGCAGACACTGACGACACCGAGTAGTACACACATGAAAAAGGAACTGTCTCATGCCTAG
- a CDS encoding SidA/IucD/PvdA family monooxygenase translates to MNKDDYDIILCGGGPANISLLPDLIQREDIHRCLILEKSETLGSGAIGQYRITANSLGGVFLEKFQDKHDELSRYLRTTAQWRYFSERREEAVELRHVGRFLEQIGAFVQQHKTLYKRFEVSTLSTVEEIQLTGDGRYAVRYTVDGQTRQALCKKVMVNLGGQVNDMALPQLNAINSDAMLKGQYDKQIKAGRYQSIAIVGSSHSAVSCLIRLIEQLDFQGPIQLLVKRDFKLFFDSPQAALAQGYPFVDADVCQASQRVNRYSGLRYDSLTFARKIQRGEIPNLTVVNINADGPETLRMRLDLVDLAIKCTGFSATPVRLLDIDGSPISLRQDSHGLIVDHRLNPTTVSNQTLANFHAFGLGAGIKTGGDSGGEESFSGRIDGVWIYQHVVPRLIFH, encoded by the coding sequence ATGAACAAGGACGACTACGACATTATTTTATGTGGCGGAGGGCCCGCAAACATTTCATTGTTGCCGGATCTTATACAGAGGGAGGATATCCACCGGTGTTTGATCCTGGAAAAATCCGAAACTTTGGGAAGCGGCGCGATCGGACAGTACCGCATTACCGCCAACTCTCTGGGTGGCGTGTTCCTGGAAAAATTTCAGGACAAACATGATGAACTCAGCCGATACCTGCGCACCACGGCGCAATGGAGGTATTTCAGCGAGCGACGTGAGGAGGCGGTCGAGTTGCGCCACGTAGGACGGTTTCTGGAACAGATAGGCGCCTTCGTCCAGCAACACAAGACGCTTTACAAGCGCTTCGAAGTATCGACCTTATCCACCGTCGAAGAAATTCAGCTGACTGGAGATGGACGCTATGCCGTGCGTTATACGGTAGATGGCCAGACCCGGCAGGCACTGTGCAAAAAAGTCATGGTCAACCTCGGCGGACAAGTCAACGATATGGCCTTGCCTCAACTGAATGCCATCAATAGCGACGCCATGCTCAAAGGCCAGTATGACAAACAAATCAAGGCAGGCCGTTACCAGAGCATTGCAATTGTGGGCTCATCCCACAGCGCCGTTTCTTGCTTGATCCGCCTGATTGAACAATTGGATTTTCAAGGCCCCATCCAACTGCTTGTCAAACGTGACTTCAAGCTTTTCTTTGATTCTCCACAAGCAGCGCTGGCCCAGGGCTACCCTTTTGTCGACGCGGATGTTTGCCAAGCCAGCCAACGTGTCAATCGATACTCAGGCCTTCGGTATGACTCGCTCACATTTGCTCGCAAGATCCAACGGGGAGAAATTCCCAATCTCACCGTTGTGAATATCAATGCCGACGGCCCAGAGACATTGCGCATGCGTCTTGACTTGGTCGATCTGGCGATCAAATGCACCGGTTTCAGCGCAACGCCAGTCCGACTGCTCGACATCGACGGCTCTCCTATCAGCCTGCGCCAGGACAGCCACGGCCTGATCGTGGATCACCGCCTGAACCCCACCACGGTATCGAATCAAACGCTGGCAAACTTCCACGCCTTCGGCTTGGGTGCCGGCATCAAGACCGGGGGGGACAGCGGCGGTGAGGAAAGCTTCAGCGGCCGGATAGACGGCGTGTGGATTTATCAACACGTGGTACCCCGGCTCATCTTTCATTAA
- a CDS encoding MFS transporter, which yields MLAFPFARIKCYLSSLPFFIWMLFVGTFLTRATSMMVWPFISIVLYTRFGFNTSTIGVILTCSIALSSLASFYSGYLSDKIGRLKIIMAGCVVAMVSYFLLGVSTQAEGYIAGTLLANLSWALVNNPIKTVIGDVIESRFLVERAMHLRYFFLNAGAAVGPYFGLKLGISADSLSFVLVTISYLALLAGVMVFGRGITLAAMNTTSLRSTLQILSRDHVFLLLVINNVVMMFIFGNFDSSVPQLMASLAFEGYLPFIANLIVLHATVIVLLQLPLAKALAQVRLETKIHIGSVLLISSQAGMALAAHFYHLQLLWYGAVLLLSLSQALLFPCLNLFVDSLAPRNLRGAYFGAASLYSIGFSVAPLVGGFFIQALSGTALFIFLAATSLFMAFTFAVIFTRLKHRNLTNNKHGTCAIGQELPIGR from the coding sequence ATGCTCGCCTTCCCATTTGCCCGCATTAAGTGCTATCTCTCATCGCTGCCATTCTTTATATGGATGCTGTTCGTTGGAACGTTCTTGACTCGCGCTACATCGATGATGGTTTGGCCATTCATTTCGATTGTTTTATACACACGGTTCGGTTTCAACACATCGACCATCGGCGTTATTTTGACCTGCTCTATCGCACTGTCCTCGTTGGCCAGCTTCTACAGCGGATACCTTTCCGACAAAATTGGCCGACTTAAAATCATCATGGCCGGTTGCGTGGTGGCGATGGTTTCCTATTTTCTGCTGGGGGTCAGCACTCAGGCAGAGGGCTACATCGCCGGAACGCTGTTGGCCAATCTCTCCTGGGCCTTGGTCAACAATCCAATCAAGACGGTCATCGGCGATGTCATCGAGTCCCGCTTTCTGGTGGAACGAGCCATGCATCTGCGCTACTTTTTCCTCAATGCCGGAGCCGCCGTAGGTCCCTACTTCGGGCTCAAGCTCGGCATCTCTGCAGATTCCCTGTCCTTTGTATTGGTGACGATTTCCTATTTGGCCCTGCTGGCGGGCGTCATGGTGTTCGGGCGGGGCATTACGCTGGCAGCCATGAACACCACCTCCCTGCGAAGCACCTTGCAAATCCTCTCCCGGGATCATGTGTTCCTTCTGCTTGTTATCAACAACGTTGTCATGATGTTCATCTTCGGCAACTTCGACTCCAGCGTGCCCCAGTTGATGGCTTCGCTGGCGTTTGAGGGCTACCTGCCTTTTATCGCCAATCTTATCGTGCTGCATGCCACGGTAATCGTCCTGCTTCAACTGCCACTGGCCAAGGCGCTGGCACAGGTACGACTCGAGACGAAGATCCATATCGGTTCTGTATTGCTGATTTCAAGTCAGGCAGGTATGGCACTGGCGGCCCACTTTTATCATCTGCAACTGTTGTGGTACGGCGCGGTTCTGCTGTTAAGCCTTAGCCAAGCCCTTCTGTTCCCATGTTTGAACTTATTTGTCGACAGCCTGGCGCCTCGAAACCTGAGAGGCGCTTACTTTGGCGCCGCGTCGCTTTACAGTATTGGCTTTTCCGTGGCACCCCTTGTCGGAGGATTTTTTATACAGGCGTTGAGCGGAACGGCACTGTTCATTTTCCTGGCGGCGACCAGTCTCTTCATGGCCTTTACCTTCGCCGTTATTTTCACCCGTTTGAAACATCGCAACTTAACTAACAACAAACATGGAACTTGCGCCATCGGCCAGGAACTCCCTATCGGCCGGTAA
- a CDS encoding MlaA family lipoprotein, whose product MAKYLLLIAALMSAGMVHADNSKANAPVVVDSDGFKEPLTKLKFNPGLDQREFERSTLNALNVYDPLESWNRRVYHFNYRFDQWVFLPVVDGYRYITPSFVRTGVSNFFNNLGDVPNLMNSLLQFKGKRSMETTARLLLNTTVGIAGLWDPATAMGLPRQSEDFGQTLGFYGVPGGAYFVLPIFGPSNLRDTSGLLVDYTAESAINFLNVSEVSSNHPELLLLRGVDKRYQTGFRYGQLNSPFEYEKVRYVYTESRKLQIAE is encoded by the coding sequence GTGGCTAAATATCTGCTGCTTATCGCTGCGTTAATGAGTGCGGGCATGGTCCACGCCGACAACAGCAAGGCCAATGCGCCCGTGGTGGTCGATTCCGATGGCTTCAAGGAGCCGCTGACCAAGCTCAAGTTCAACCCGGGCCTGGACCAGCGCGAGTTCGAGCGCTCGACGCTCAATGCCTTGAATGTCTATGACCCGTTGGAGTCGTGGAACCGTCGGGTCTATCACTTCAACTATCGCTTCGACCAGTGGGTGTTCCTGCCTGTGGTCGATGGCTATCGCTACATCACCCCGAGTTTCGTGCGCACCGGGGTCAGCAACTTCTTCAACAACCTGGGTGACGTGCCGAACCTGATGAACAGCCTGCTGCAATTCAAGGGCAAGCGTTCGATGGAAACCACCGCCCGACTGTTGCTCAATACCACCGTCGGCATCGCCGGCCTGTGGGACCCGGCCACCGCCATGGGCCTGCCGCGCCAGAGCGAAGACTTCGGCCAGACACTGGGCTTCTATGGCGTGCCCGGTGGCGCCTACTTCGTCCTGCCGATCTTCGGCCCCTCGAACCTGCGCGACACTTCCGGCTTGCTGGTGGACTACACCGCCGAATCAGCGATCAACTTCCTGAACGTCTCCGAAGTCAGCTCCAACCACCCGGAACTGCTGCTTTTACGCGGTGTGGACAAGCGCTACCAGACCGGTTTCCGCTACGGCCAGCTGAACTCGCCGTTCGAATATGAAAAGGTACGCTACGTGTACACCGAGTCGCGCAAGTTGCAGATCGCCGAGTAA